The genomic interval TTACAGCGCTGAAGGGTCAAACATAAGACCATGAAAGCAATTAATTGCTGTGTAgggaaatttgagttgtttgagCACAACCTCCTTCTCTTTGACCAGAGTGAGCTGTAGGAATCAAGGACGTCGGACCAGGTCAACTATCGTAGAAAGATTGGCCGAGGCTGCCCAATAAAAACAGCTCTGTGTAACTCTGTGCTAGCAACAAGGCTGATTTgcattggagtccaaagtttcTCGAATCTTTTGCTCGAACTTGAAGATGTAACTTGGACTCGAGCCTCTCTCAGCACCTCaacacttttattttgattgtttttttacatCTCGCTTTCTCCAGAACGAAACCCTGGACGCCAGGGGCATTGCATGCCATTTGATTGCAGTCAGATTGGAAAAGGTGGTTAGGATCAAGACGTTATTGAATAATAAGTCCGATGTAAATCATGTCAAACTTCGGGCTTTGCGTTAGCTTTGGTCTGCATCTGAAACCATTGACCACATAAAAGCTAAAGGCTGTCAAATAGTTCAATCATTGTTGGCCACCCAAACGGGAGTCTGTAAAGTATTGACTATCACGCAACCGCCCTAAAAATGTACGCTAAAGGCTGTCACTGCTgtgagaagagaagagagttTTTTTACATTCGAGCTCCGACACGCCCTGGCCGCCTTCAACGAGTGGGTTCCCAAACTCCAGGGCACACCCTCGGCACTCGTTGTTCAGCTCTGGACCATCCCTTTGGAGGGCTAACCTTGCCTGTCTTCCCTACCTACATGTATACAGCTGAGGTCAACAAGTATTGTTGTATTGTCTCGTCTACATTTGGATTGGGAGAGGTTGGCGCgttctctcctcctcctcgtcctcctcttccttgttCGTTGCATGGGCTTGGCCTGATTATCCTCTCTCAGTGGATGGAGCCTCGAGGTTGTGGCCTGCCATTGGGCATCATCCACCCGAATCATTTCACGGGCCTGCCTCGGACATCAAGCGCCATTCCAATCAAATCTGGTCCAGTGGTGTCCAAGTTGGGCTCGTTGACGGACGTTGACGGAATAGTAGGATCGAGGAACACGAACCGCCGAATGTGCTATTCAATCAAGTCGAACTGGTCGGGTTGGGTTCAGTCGGTATGAGTTCTTGGGATGGGGGCTGGCCACCCCGCCCTGCCCTCTCGACTACATTGTCGCACGAGGGTTTGGACGGATTGCAAAACCCGTTATGGCCGGTGAATGGCAGCACGTCTTCGTCCTCGTTTCATTCGGCTTTATCCGTCACGTCCATGGAATCCTGGCCATCCTTGGGTCCGCTTGTCACGCACGAGGGCCCCTTAGTCATGGGTTCGTCGAGGCCGTCTAGTCCGTTCTGCCCGCACTGGCTCAGCCTGCCCGAGGAGATCCACATCAAGGTCTTGGACCTCTTGGACCCGTCCGACCTTTTGGCGTACGCTCGAACTTGTCAAACCGCCCGGAAATACGTGGATAGTCAGCAAGTCTGGTAAGAGTCAGTGTTTGGCAGGTGGGTTAAGTTCTATTGAATTTGATTACCGTGTCGATAGGAAGCACCAATGGGTCAAGTTGAGTCGGAAGACCCCGTTCACGTTCTTGTCAAGTCTGTCCTTGGTCGATTTGGGCGTGAATTTCAAGGACTCGTGCCGGCGGCTGTGGAAGATCATGGTGACCGAAGGCGAGATCGGCGGGTTGAACCTCATCAAATGTGTCTTCTGCAAAGAGTATACATGTCTGCCATCCTGTATTGAGGATCGCGTGGCCAAAGTGGCCATCGATATTGGTGGCAAGATCACCTGGCTGATCACGCCCTCTTACTCGATCAAGCGCCATCTCTCCATGATCGCGGTGCCCAAATTCTTAAAGTGCTATGATTGCGACGCCACACTCAATCGGAGTGACCTCCAAAGCGACCTAGTCATGCCCAGTCCGCCTGAATACGCTTATCACACCCATCCTGAGCAAATGCACGAGGTTTATTGTCGGAGTCGCCATATGGCCTCGCACACGGCCTTGGAGTATTGCTCCCAGCCTTTATCCGAAATTTGGCTGCAGCCGCCATTGAGTCGACCTTTCTGTCTGTTCTGCGAGGACCAAAAGGTCAATTGGATGATTTGCGAGCGCGAAATCGTGTCCAATACGAAGAATAAGATGAAAAGTGTGCGCCCTCCTTACATGTCCGGCGAGGAGGAGTTCCTCAACTATGCGGCTGTGTCGCCCTTGACCAATGGCTATTGTCGGGATACCGGCTTCATCTTGGGCACCAATAATCTCGATCTGCTGTCTCCCCTGATCGCCTTGGAGCACGACGACGCTTTCCCCGTAGTTCGGGCGTTTCTCATCCATTTGTTCAAGCACTACAAAATTGTAAGCCAGCAATAGATATTATTTGGGGGACCCTTTTTCTGGTGATGAAATGTAGCTTGTTGTTCTATAAGAAAGCATGGAGAGTGCCTTTACTCGGAACCAATTATTCTGCAGCCCTTCCTGAAATTGACCCGCATCTAATGTCGTGTTATGTCTGCctgattctttctttttgtgtcTTTGTTCAGATTAATGACTTGCAACGGCCTTACGTGTCCTTGGTCTTCACACACGCCAATATACCTCACACCGTAAAGGAGAAATTAATTCAATTCCTCTTCGAAGAGATGAAAATCTCAAGGTAAGATGACTTGGCCCGTAGTTACTCCAGTAGTTACTCGTTTTTCCTTCTCCATTGACTCAAGTTTCTCAACGTATTACTACAGATTATGCCTCTTACCCAAGGCTTTGGCCATTTCCCAACTTTTTGAGATTAAAACTTGCGTGGTCGTTGATTCGGGGGCCACCAGCACTTTTGTTTGGGTGGTTCTGGACGGAAAAGTTGACGAAAACCGCACTCAAACCATGTCTGTGGGTGGATGGCATGTTTCCCAGTGCTTGAAGCAAGCCATGGCTTGGCAAGAGGGTAAAGATACCTCCGGGGTAAGGTCGCTCATGTAACGTCACTCGTATATTCTTGGGAGATCAGCACCAATGTTTTCGTGTAGGCAACCATATCGAGTTTGGATACGTCAGCGGTGAAACAGAAATGTAGGCTGACATTAAACTTGTCCCGCGAAGGTGATCATCGCTCCGGTCCGTCCCGAAGCGAGACTCTTCACATCAAATCTCAGAATGACGCTCAAAGAAAACTGGAAATGACCGAGGTCACCTTTTCCTCGGAGCTGTATTTGGCTCCGGAAATGATGTATGCCTCTTTAGATCTGCCGTCCATGGTCAGAGAGGCTGTCAAAGAACTTCCCGATTGTGTGCTCAAGGACTGCTTTTCTCATATCCTCATCACAGGTCGGTAGAGTAAACATGGTTCTTATGGTGAGATTGAAATTCGGTTTGAATTTCAGGAGGGAACACGGAACTTCGGGGATTCAGCCAGAGATTGTCTAATGATCTAAGGGAGCTCATGCCCAGTCATGCTCCCATCATCAATGTATGTCGCTTTCCTAATGGAAATCACTCGTGGAACACGGTGATGGGTGCTTATTCTGTCAAAGTTCCTCCACCTTATGGTTCGTAAAGCTCCTTGGGTTTGGTCTAGGTCCATTTGGTCGACGATCTTTTGTTGCGTTCCAGAGAACATACTTCAGCTTCATGAACCGGGAACATCGCTGTGGATGTCTCGGGAGGAATATGTCATGTTTGGAAGTCATCAATTAGCCGGAGAAGCCACCAACTAACAAGGATAAAAAAAACGGCTTGAAcaatccaaagaagaaaaggagctttcagatattttctttttacatTTCTCAAAGTTTCTATTTGCATATGTTTTTTAACGTCAAATTGTTATTATGTTAAATAAGAACACATATTTTcttattaattcaaaatgagggTGCGTTGTTCGTTCATTATCAAGATCTTTAGTATAAATACCACACTCATTAGCGCAACCGGGATCGACTCGAATCGAATATGGAATACAATTGCATAGATAAAGATGATTAGTTTTAACTGCATGCAGCTAGAGTTCCACATCGTTGCTGGAAAGGTGATATCACAGGGGGCAAATGGGCGCCCAACTAGCCATAGTCGAAACTACTAAAATATTCGTCTGACTGACGCCCAATGTTCACATCATTTCAGTGCGTTTTCTCTTATATGAAATTGAGAGGAAACT from Tigriopus californicus strain San Diego chromosome 5, Tcal_SD_v2.1, whole genome shotgun sequence carries:
- the LOC131881414 gene encoding uncharacterized protein LOC131881414; this translates as MSSWDGGWPPRPALSTTLSHEGLDGLQNPLWPVNGSTSSSSFHSALSVTSMESWPSLGPLVTHEGPLVMGSSRPSSPFCPHWLSLPEEIHIKVLDLLDPSDLLAYARTCQTARKYVDSQQVWKHQWVKLSRKTPFTFLSSLSLVDLGVNFKDSCRRLWKIMVTEGEIGGLNLIKCVFCKEYTCLPSCIEDRVAKVAIDIGGKITWLITPSYSIKRHLSMIAVPKFLKCYDCDATLNRSDLQSDLVMPSPPEYAYHTHPEQMHEVYCRSRHMASHTALEYCSQPLSEIWLQPPLSRPFCLFCEDQKVNWMICEREIVSNTKNKMKSVRPPYMSGEEEFLNYAAVSPLTNGYCRDTGFILGTNNLDLLSPLIALEHDDAFPVVRAFLIHLFKHYKIINDLQRPYVSLVFTHANIPHTVKEKLIQFLFEEMKISRLCLLPKALAISQLFEIKTCVVVDSGATSTFVWVVLDGKVDENRTQTMSVGGWHVSQCLKQAMAWQEGKDTSGATISSLDTSAVKQKCRLTLNLSREGDHRSGPSRSETLHIKSQNDAQRKLEMTEVTFSSELYLAPEMMYASLDLPSMVREAVKELPDCVLKDCFSHILITGGNTELRGFSQRLSNDLRELMPSHAPIINVCRFPNGNHSWNTVMGAYSVKVPPPYENILQLHEPGTSLWMSREEYVMFGSHQLAGEATN